In a genomic window of Bradyrhizobium sp. LLZ17:
- a CDS encoding patatin-like phospholipase family protein: MLDILKGRSANGSSGEKVGLGSIRRPVIGLALGGGAARGFAHIGIVRTLLANGIVPDVVVGTSIGAVVGGAYAAGQLDTLQDWGRSLQGVRNILGYLDIRLNGSGLIGGEKLATRLQESIGQTLIEDLPVKFAAVATEVRTGHEIWLTRGRIVDAMRASYALPGIFSPILIGDRWLVDGALVNPVPVSAARALGAEIVIAANLSSDIFTYSTTVYSHGPAPEPAVPAAEETTAKRRFPRFFSAEKTVKREFFGGGGDRPGLSSVMVDAFNIMQDRITRARLAGDPPDLLITPRVGQFGWFDFHRADDLIALGARAAERALDLIQEAIHVLAPPPEGAAPKATE, from the coding sequence GTGCTGGACATATTGAAGGGTCGGAGCGCAAACGGCTCCAGTGGCGAGAAGGTCGGGCTCGGCAGCATCCGCCGGCCGGTCATTGGCCTGGCGCTCGGCGGCGGAGCGGCGCGCGGCTTTGCCCATATCGGGATCGTGAGGACCCTGCTCGCCAACGGCATCGTGCCTGATGTCGTGGTCGGCACCTCCATCGGCGCCGTGGTCGGCGGTGCCTATGCGGCCGGCCAGCTCGATACGCTCCAAGACTGGGGTCGCAGCCTGCAAGGTGTGCGCAACATCCTCGGCTATCTCGACATCCGCCTCAATGGCTCCGGCCTGATCGGCGGCGAAAAGCTCGCGACCCGCCTCCAGGAGTCGATCGGCCAGACCCTGATCGAGGATCTTCCGGTGAAATTCGCCGCGGTGGCGACCGAGGTCCGCACTGGCCATGAGATCTGGCTGACGCGCGGCCGCATTGTCGACGCGATGCGGGCCTCCTACGCGCTGCCCGGCATCTTTTCCCCGATCCTGATCGGCGACCGCTGGCTAGTCGACGGCGCGCTGGTGAACCCGGTGCCGGTCTCGGCTGCGCGCGCGCTCGGCGCGGAAATCGTCATCGCTGCAAATCTTTCCAGCGACATCTTCACCTATTCCACCACGGTCTATTCGCACGGCCCGGCGCCCGAGCCGGCGGTTCCTGCAGCCGAAGAGACGACGGCCAAACGGCGCTTTCCGAGATTCTTCTCGGCGGAGAAGACCGTGAAGCGCGAGTTCTTCGGCGGCGGTGGCGATCGTCCCGGGCTCTCCTCGGTGATGGTGGACGCTTTCAACATCATGCAAGACCGCATCACCCGCGCCCGGCTCGCCGGCGATCCGCCCGACCTGCTGATCACGCCGCGGGTCGGCCAGTTCGGCTGGTTCGACTTCCACCGCGCCGATGACCTCATCGCGCTCGGAGCCCGCGCCGCCGAGCGCGCGCTGGATCTGATTCAGGAAGCGATCCACGTGCTGGCGCCGCCGCCCGAGGGTGCCGCGCCGAAAGCGACCGAGTGA
- a CDS encoding DNA cytosine methyltransferase encodes MTDGHLVRLTPRDFPIFEAMHHGADYPQAKRIAEEMFEQALRKKRLTSIHKNSATYRDLRAKMVPPYDPEKFPNKWWKVDPAKPSRTLTAHMGKDTYSHIHYDSQQCRTISVREAARLQSFPDGFVFAGAMNAAFRQIGNAVPPLLGLAVARVLREQLDHAAKNLDSSSDRQVA; translated from the coding sequence ATGACTGACGGGCACCTTGTGCGTCTCACGCCCCGCGACTTTCCCATCTTTGAAGCCATGCATCACGGCGCGGACTATCCCCAGGCGAAAAGGATCGCCGAAGAAATGTTCGAGCAGGCCCTGCGCAAAAAGCGCCTGACCAGCATTCACAAGAACTCTGCGACCTATCGTGATCTTCGAGCCAAAATGGTGCCGCCCTACGATCCCGAGAAATTTCCAAACAAGTGGTGGAAGGTTGATCCTGCCAAGCCGTCACGGACCCTGACGGCTCACATGGGCAAGGATACCTATTCGCACATCCACTATGACAGCCAGCAATGCCGGACCATTTCCGTGCGCGAAGCCGCACGTCTGCAGTCCTTCCCGGACGGGTTCGTCTTCGCAGGCGCGATGAACGCGGCCTTCCGACAGATCGGAAATGCAGTGCCTCCTCTGCTTGGCCTTGCCGTTGCCCGAGTCCTGCGTGAACAGCTGGACCACGCTGCCAAGAACCTGGACAGCTCCAGCGATCGTCAGGTTGCCTGA
- a CDS encoding rhomboid family intramembrane serine protease, which yields MDSPPQPPSDEPVSIERAPPREPILTLPLALTAYVVLLALVHLRVLLPPELENWTIDVFGFIPKRYDSSLANLQIPGGAGAKVWSFFTYSLLHANLTHLAFNVLWLLPFGSALARRFGPVRFFLFLAVTAVAGALAHLVTHEHAVVPMIGASASVSGAMAAAIRFAFVRGSFLSFSRSDADTAAKVPALPLLRALRDRRIVGFLVVWFALNIIFGVGAIGVDSESAGVAWEAHIGGFFAGLLLFALFDPVPRVRSDAADASSQDISNGI from the coding sequence TTGGATTCCCCGCCACAACCTCCGTCGGACGAACCGGTCTCAATCGAGCGGGCTCCACCGCGCGAGCCGATCCTGACGCTGCCGCTGGCGCTGACCGCCTATGTCGTCCTGCTCGCGCTGGTCCACCTGCGGGTGCTGCTGCCGCCGGAGCTCGAGAACTGGACCATCGACGTCTTCGGCTTCATCCCGAAGCGTTACGATTCCTCGCTCGCCAATTTGCAGATTCCCGGCGGCGCCGGCGCCAAGGTCTGGAGCTTCTTCACCTATTCGCTGCTGCACGCCAATCTCACCCATCTTGCCTTCAACGTGCTGTGGCTTTTGCCGTTCGGCAGTGCATTGGCACGACGGTTTGGCCCGGTGCGGTTCTTCCTGTTCCTGGCGGTAACGGCCGTCGCCGGCGCGCTCGCCCACCTTGTCACCCATGAGCATGCGGTGGTGCCGATGATCGGCGCCTCGGCCTCCGTCTCTGGCGCGATGGCGGCGGCGATCCGGTTTGCTTTCGTGCGCGGCAGCTTTCTGTCGTTCAGCCGGTCGGATGCCGATACCGCCGCCAAGGTTCCGGCGCTGCCGCTGCTGCGCGCGCTGCGCGACAGGCGGATCGTCGGCTTCCTCGTGGTGTGGTTCGCCCTCAACATCATCTTCGGCGTCGGGGCAATCGGCGTCGATAGCGAAAGCGCGGGCGTGGCGTGGGAAGCGCATATCGGCGGCTTCTTCGCAGGGCTGTTGCTGTTCGCGCTGTTCGATCCGGTGCCGCGTGTGCGAAGCGATGCTGCGGATGCGTCATCACAGGACATTTCAAACGGTATTTGA
- a CDS encoding CBS domain-containing protein, with the protein MTVRSILNTKGHQIMSVEPDAKLAAAVKLLGEKKIGAVLVMNQSRLEGILSERDIVRVIGERGATALEEPVSQVMTRKVVSCRETDTVAELMEMMTTGKFRHLPVVENGKVVGLISIGDIVKWRVQEYEAEQEALRDYIKTA; encoded by the coding sequence ATGACGGTACGTTCGATTCTCAACACCAAGGGCCACCAGATCATGAGCGTCGAGCCCGACGCGAAGCTGGCTGCCGCAGTCAAGCTGCTCGGTGAGAAGAAGATCGGCGCCGTGCTGGTGATGAACCAGAGCAGGCTCGAGGGCATCCTGTCCGAACGCGACATCGTCCGCGTCATCGGCGAGCGCGGCGCGACCGCGCTGGAGGAGCCCGTCAGCCAAGTCATGACCCGTAAGGTCGTGAGCTGCAGGGAGACCGACACGGTCGCCGAGCTGATGGAGATGATGACCACCGGCAAGTTCCGCCATCTGCCAGTGGTCGAGAACGGCAAGGTGGTCGGCCTGATCTCGATCGGTGACATCGTGAAATGGCGCGTCCAGGAATACGAGGCCGAGCAGGAAGCCCTGCGCGATTACATCAAGACGGCCTGA
- a CDS encoding serine hydrolase domain-containing protein, whose protein sequence is MKRREFLVGAAMLAGTMARSRAVDIPAPAADKLQRVTSFFENEVTTGRLPGAIVLIQQHGKPVYFKMFGVRDVRTRLSMTPDTIFAIHSMTKPITSLAAMMLIDEGKLALTDPVSKYIPLFADTKVGLEITKPDGSLALDLVPPIHPVTIRDLMRHTSGISYDYIGGKWVELAYKEADIFAGQFDNKVFAERVAKLPLARQPGTLWRYGHSTDVLGSVIEIITGQTLYDALKQRIFDPLGMTSTKFVLTTPDELERMARPLPSDQILLDAERERLAHPEWQSGGGGLLSTMTDYQRFSQMLLNGGEFDGKRYLSPAAFKDMTTDQIGPGSGVGRDYFYFPGDGFGYGYGLAVRTDPGDAKPPPPGSIGELKWDSGSGTYFGVDPKLDMVYILMQQTQNERGRITPAFKALVYDTFPPELRHP, encoded by the coding sequence ATGAAGCGTCGTGAATTTCTGGTCGGGGCGGCGATGCTGGCCGGCACGATGGCGCGGAGCCGCGCCGTCGACATTCCCGCGCCGGCGGCCGACAAGCTGCAACGCGTCACCTCGTTCTTCGAGAACGAGGTCACCACCGGCCGTTTGCCGGGCGCCATCGTCCTGATCCAGCAGCACGGCAAGCCGGTTTATTTCAAGATGTTCGGCGTCCGCGACGTCCGGACCCGCCTGTCGATGACGCCGGACACGATCTTCGCGATCCATTCCATGACCAAGCCGATCACCAGCCTGGCTGCGATGATGCTGATCGACGAAGGCAAGCTTGCGCTCACTGACCCCGTTTCGAAATACATCCCTCTCTTCGCGGACACGAAGGTCGGACTCGAAATCACCAAGCCCGACGGCTCCCTGGCGCTCGACCTCGTGCCGCCGATCCATCCCGTGACCATCAGGGACCTGATGCGGCACACCTCGGGCATCAGCTACGACTATATCGGCGGCAAATGGGTCGAGCTCGCCTACAAGGAAGCCGACATCTTCGCGGGTCAATTCGACAACAAGGTATTCGCCGAGCGCGTCGCCAAGCTGCCGCTGGCGCGCCAACCCGGGACGCTGTGGCGCTACGGGCATTCCACCGACGTGCTTGGCAGCGTCATCGAGATCATCACCGGCCAGACGCTCTACGACGCGCTGAAGCAGCGCATTTTCGATCCGCTCGGGATGACCAGCACCAAATTCGTGCTGACAACGCCTGATGAACTCGAGCGCATGGCGCGGCCGCTGCCGAGTGACCAGATCCTGCTCGACGCTGAGCGCGAACGTCTCGCCCATCCGGAATGGCAATCCGGCGGCGGCGGCCTGCTCTCGACCATGACCGACTATCAGCGCTTTTCGCAAATGCTGCTCAATGGCGGGGAGTTCGACGGCAAGCGCTACCTCAGTCCGGCCGCCTTCAAGGACATGACGACCGACCAGATCGGACCAGGCTCCGGCGTCGGCCGCGACTATTTCTATTTTCCTGGCGACGGCTTTGGCTATGGCTACGGCCTTGCGGTGCGCACCGATCCCGGCGATGCGAAGCCGCCGCCGCCGGGCTCGATCGGGGAGTTGAAGTGGGACAGCGGCAGCGGAACGTATTTCGGCGTCGATCCAAAGCTCGACATGGTCTACATCTTGATGCAGCAGACCCAGAATGAGCGCGGGCGGATCACGCCGGCGTTCAAGGCCCTGGTCTATGACACCTTTCCGCCGGAGCTACGCCACCCGTGA